Proteins encoded in a region of the Stieleria neptunia genome:
- a CDS encoding DUF1573 domain-containing protein: MFKTTSHDFRTVGRGAKCEYLFDFTNLYQEDVHIAAVRSSCGCTTPTVTQNTLKTHETASVVARFNTSTFIGQKSAIVTVVIDRPYYAEVQLKVSGFIRTDVTFDPPEVAFGEIASGAETQQDIVITHTGNRDWQITDVRSFCDDLEVQLSAPQKSPGMVRYRMRVKVLGSMPEGDVHERLTLISNDVDFPTTEMSINGRIRPSLSVSPSAVSFGTAEPGATVEKRLVIRGDEPFAIKDIVCADQRFEFTTPSGSKKLHFVTLRFNAGANEDRVGQEIQINTDLDGGKSVKCIVTGVVSG, encoded by the coding sequence ATGTTCAAGACGACGAGCCACGATTTCCGCACCGTCGGCCGGGGGGCGAAGTGTGAGTACTTGTTCGATTTCACGAACCTGTATCAGGAAGACGTTCACATCGCAGCGGTCCGTTCCAGTTGTGGATGCACGACGCCGACGGTCACGCAAAACACGCTCAAGACGCATGAAACGGCTTCGGTGGTGGCCCGTTTCAACACCAGCACGTTCATCGGCCAGAAATCGGCGATCGTGACGGTCGTGATCGATCGGCCCTATTACGCCGAAGTTCAACTGAAAGTCAGCGGATTCATCCGCACCGATGTCACGTTTGATCCGCCCGAAGTCGCGTTCGGGGAAATTGCCTCGGGCGCCGAGACTCAGCAGGACATCGTGATCACGCACACCGGCAATCGCGATTGGCAGATCACCGATGTGCGCAGTTTTTGCGACGACTTGGAAGTCCAACTGAGTGCACCGCAGAAATCACCGGGGATGGTGCGTTACCGGATGCGGGTGAAGGTCTTGGGATCGATGCCCGAGGGCGATGTGCACGAACGATTGACGTTGATCAGCAACGACGTCGATTTTCCGACGACGGAAATGTCGATCAACGGACGGATCCGACCGTCGTTGAGTGTTTCGCCGTCGGCGGTCAGTTTCGGGACCGCGGAACCCGGGGCGACGGTTGAAAAGCGATTGGTGATTCGGGGAGACGAACCTTTTGCCATCAAAGACATCGTTTGCGCCGATCAACGGTTTGAGTTCACGACCCCCAGCGGCAGCAAAAAATTGCACTTCGTGACCTTGCGATTCAACGCGGGGGCGAACGAGGACCGCGTCGGCCAAGAGATTCAGATCAACACCGATCTGGATGGCGGCAAATCGGTCAAGTGCATCGTCACCGGCGTCGTCAGCGGTTGA
- a CDS encoding Maf family protein, which produces MAISDDLPLMRGLSGAPIPDSMPLVLASGSPRRAQLLRAAGYEFTIDPASDDAECGVCSRETAPELVARYAYRKAESVVRRHARAMILAADTVASCGGQILGKPHNEEHAAEMLRTLSGRRHDVFTGVCLWSSGESRCIVDVVRTELQMESLSETMIREYLDTLLWEGKAGAFGFQDGNDWIEIVGGGSESNVVGLPMERLKELLENFHSVAETIDARQSETPTSNE; this is translated from the coding sequence ATGGCAATTTCAGATGATCTGCCGCTGATGCGCGGTTTAAGTGGAGCCCCGATCCCAGACTCAATGCCGTTGGTGTTGGCCAGTGGTTCGCCCCGGCGGGCACAATTGTTACGGGCGGCCGGGTACGAGTTCACGATCGATCCGGCCAGCGACGATGCCGAGTGCGGGGTGTGCAGTCGCGAAACGGCGCCCGAGTTGGTCGCGCGCTACGCGTACCGCAAGGCGGAAAGCGTGGTGCGGCGACACGCTCGGGCGATGATTTTGGCCGCCGACACCGTCGCCTCGTGCGGGGGACAGATTCTGGGAAAACCGCACAACGAGGAGCACGCCGCGGAGATGCTGCGCACGCTCAGCGGCCGTCGGCACGACGTGTTCACCGGCGTTTGCCTTTGGTCCTCCGGCGAGTCTCGCTGCATCGTCGACGTCGTTCGCACCGAGTTGCAGATGGAATCGCTGTCCGAAACCATGATTCGAGAGTACCTCGACACGCTGTTGTGGGAAGGAAAAGCGGGGGCGTTCGGATTTCAGGACGGAAATGACTGGATTGAGATCGTCGGTGGGGGCAGTGAAAGCAACGTTGTCGGGCTTCCAATGGAGCGGCTGAAAGAATTACTGGAAAATTTCCACTCAGTTGCCGAAACCATAGATGCCAGACAATCGGAAACGCCTACTTCAAACGAGTGA
- a CDS encoding DUF3467 domain-containing protein: MSSDDQTPDPPESGQPGQPGQQPNPPLRARVPDHVAGGTFSTGAIVMTGPSEYIVDFLQTIGRPHKVAARVVIPHPVMPQFIEALTTNLELYRGRFGDPHTPPPQPPNPDARRPSPQEIYDDLKMPDEVLSGTYANGVMIGHGATEFGLDFLTSFFPQSAVSARVFVAAGQVPRLLESLKGAVRQLEQRRQGLPPTDPPPAAPPASDPPPSGPPPAGPSDSNGS, translated from the coding sequence ATGTCCTCTGACGACCAAACGCCTGATCCACCCGAATCCGGCCAGCCCGGCCAGCCCGGCCAGCAGCCCAACCCGCCGCTGCGGGCGCGGGTGCCCGATCACGTCGCCGGGGGGACGTTCAGCACCGGTGCGATCGTGATGACGGGACCGAGCGAGTACATCGTCGATTTTTTGCAGACGATCGGACGTCCGCACAAGGTGGCCGCGCGGGTGGTGATCCCCCATCCCGTGATGCCGCAATTCATCGAGGCGTTGACGACCAACTTGGAATTGTATCGGGGGCGGTTCGGCGATCCGCATACGCCACCGCCGCAACCGCCCAATCCGGACGCACGTCGGCCGAGTCCACAAGAGATCTATGACGATTTAAAGATGCCCGACGAGGTGCTCAGTGGCACCTACGCCAACGGCGTGATGATCGGGCACGGCGCGACCGAGTTCGGACTGGATTTCCTGACGAGTTTCTTTCCGCAATCGGCGGTCAGCGCGCGGGTCTTTGTCGCCGCCGGCCAGGTGCCGCGTCTGCTGGAATCGCTCAAGGGGGCCGTTCGTCAGCTGGAGCAGCGCCGGCAGGGGTTGCCGCCGACCGATCCGCCGCCTGCCGCTCCGCCGGCATCCGATCCGCCACCGTCTGGCCCGCCACCGGCTGGCCCATCGGATTCAAACGGTAGTTAG
- a CDS encoding GntR family transcriptional regulator has translation MLIQIQSGSQPIYQQIVEQIRFRILSSQLKAGDELPTIRGLAESLKVNPNTIARAYRELEHEGLVEKRRTTGTFVAETSGTLSRTRRRQILTPEIDKLLVLASHLGAAPAELDELIASRQQALQRKEQRP, from the coding sequence ATGCTGATCCAAATCCAATCCGGCAGCCAGCCGATCTACCAGCAGATCGTCGAACAGATTCGCTTTCGGATCCTCTCTTCGCAGCTCAAGGCCGGTGACGAACTGCCGACGATCCGTGGGCTTGCCGAATCACTGAAGGTCAACCCGAACACCATCGCCCGCGCCTACCGCGAGCTGGAACATGAAGGGCTGGTCGAAAAGCGACGCACGACCGGGACCTTCGTCGCAGAAACCTCGGGAACACTCAGCCGCACACGCCGTCGGCAAATCCTCACCCCCGAAATCGACAAACTGCTCGTGCTCGCCAGCCATCTGGGTGCCGCCCCGGCCGAACTGGATGAATTGATCGCATCCCGCCAGCAAGCCCTTCAACGAAAGGAACAACGCCCATGA
- a CDS encoding ABC transporter ATP-binding protein: MTSADDFAVRIESLSRAFRGTQALIDVSLQIPRGSVFGLVGLNGAGKTTLIQHVIGSLKALHGSVNVLGQDPTVHPEKLLARIGYMTEEDSLPKWMRISDLTSFCRTVYPTWSDSYARELCDMFGLSTTAKLKSLSKGGRARVALLAAIAHRPELLILDEPSSGLDPIARADILEAIIRTVADEGRTVLFSSHLLEEIDRVCDHIALIHDGVLLESIPAATLPERYTECFYRTETPSSRPPEIPGSFGGTGDASEWSVLMDSENEASASTTTSIESHGSRWELVRQEPATVHRWFAGRVRRPSAAAASTQAEGIQHV, from the coding sequence ATGACTTCCGCCGACGATTTTGCCGTACGCATCGAGTCACTCTCGCGGGCCTTTCGCGGAACGCAGGCACTGATCGATGTCAGCTTGCAGATCCCGCGCGGGTCCGTCTTCGGGCTCGTCGGTCTCAACGGGGCAGGCAAGACGACACTGATCCAACATGTGATCGGTTCCTTGAAAGCGTTGCACGGAAGCGTCAACGTGCTCGGCCAGGATCCGACGGTCCACCCGGAAAAGCTGCTCGCTCGGATCGGCTACATGACCGAAGAGGACTCGCTGCCGAAATGGATGCGAATCAGCGACCTGACCAGTTTCTGCCGAACGGTCTATCCGACTTGGTCGGACTCGTATGCGCGCGAATTGTGCGACATGTTCGGTCTATCGACCACCGCCAAACTCAAGTCGCTTTCCAAAGGTGGCCGTGCCCGCGTGGCGCTGTTGGCGGCGATCGCGCACCGACCGGAACTGCTGATCTTGGACGAACCCAGCAGCGGTTTGGATCCGATCGCGCGGGCCGACATTCTGGAAGCGATCATTCGCACCGTGGCCGACGAAGGCCGCACGGTGTTGTTTTCCAGCCACCTGCTCGAAGAGATCGATCGGGTCTGCGATCACATCGCGTTGATCCATGATGGCGTCCTGTTGGAATCGATTCCGGCGGCGACCTTGCCCGAACGGTACACCGAGTGTTTCTATCGCACGGAGACACCATCGTCGCGTCCGCCCGAGATCCCGGGCTCGTTCGGCGGCACGGGCGACGCGTCGGAATGGTCCGTGTTGATGGACTCCGAAAATGAAGCGTCGGCATCGACGACCACCTCGATCGAATCTCACGGATCGCGTTGGGAATTGGTGCGTCAAGAACCGGCGACGGTTCACCGTTGGTTCGCCGGTCGCGTGCGCCGGCCCTCGGCGGCAGCAGCGTCGACGCAAGCGGAGGGCATTCAACATGTCTGA